Part of the Quercus robur chromosome 5, dhQueRobu3.1, whole genome shotgun sequence genome, GTTCCAGGAAAAAGAATCCTTGCAGTGTAAAATGGCTATATTTTATGTGTTTTCggttaaatatatattataaatggtTATACCAGTTATTACATGATATTTTGTGCATcgttaaatttaataaataaaatctaaacagTGAAATAGACTGTTTCCGTTTGAAGTATAATGGAGAGGATTGTGTCTCATGTAATTGACTTCTCTTAATTACCCTCAGCTAAACATTACTAAAATTGATATCAATTTTACTACCAAAAATTTAGAAAGTGACAATTAAATGCGATTGTTTCACTTATTTATTGCTACTATATTAAATGGTTACAACGTtatagataaattttttatttttttacgaAAAAAGAATTGAtacatcaatttttaaaattgtaaaatcttATTATCACAAGTAGTACTATTTTCTTCCACTTGGCTTTGTTTAGATATTTCCCCATCCTTTTAGCAATCTAATCTTGGACTCTTCCTTTGGTTTACCTTTTTAGTTCTACAAAGAGAGTAATACTCGTGCTCCTTTTCACTGTACCTTCCTCAATGGCAAGGTAGAAAACTATATAGTTAGGTGAATAATAAGTGATAGAATGgtccattttcaaattcaaagcTAGAAGATCGATCACAAATGCAACTTTGTTCTCGCTATGGAGTAAGGTCCCCCACCATTCCATGTTATTGTTGAGACCTGGAATATGTGAAACTAAAGAGAGCCGACAATTTACCCAGAATGTCATCATCagcaaaattcaaagaaaagatGATTGAATGtacatttttagttttattcatccaaaaagaaagaaaatcatgGAGTTAGTTTCAATTAGAATGGCCCACCCTCCTTATTTGCCCTTCCAAAATGTCAATGATGATGATTCAAGATGATCGACAACTGTCTTCTTAACCATGCGTACTAGCTGCAGCAGTTCCTATGGCTCATGGGTCCCAAATTCAGACTCCTTTTATTAGACCAAAATCAACCTCATCCTCATGCATATTCCATAGCTAGGTGAAATGGTTTGGTCCTGTTTATCCAACCTGTACTCtcactttttctcaaaaaaaactgTACTCTCACTTAGTTTACAGCCTCTACGGACTAGACGTACTCAACCCAAACTCATTACCAAATCAATCACTTTCTTTAGCTTCACAATTCTCtacccaaaaatttttttttaaaaaaaacagtTAAGGTCGCAATAATTATCACAGAATATTTCACAAGTTAttgttaataataaataataataataaagcaatgTTAGCAATGAAAACAAGATTGCGTCTAACATTGGTGTCGGCAAATTGTTGTCCATATACTTCTTCAACTTAGATGGCAAGGAGTTGATGAGTATACATAATAACAGCAGGGAAGGGTGTAGCATAGTATAATGTGAGAAAGATCTGCTAGagatatattaaacatattagTCTAATGTAATAAGCTCAAGCTCACTCCTATTTATACTaatagtctagggtttagtctcttatatatactcatattatagttcattgtaacacaaattatttattctaGCATATACATACAACACGGTATAACACATTACAAATTATCTTTGTATTATTGTTAGTGTAAACAAGATTGTGTTTAACATTGGTGTTTACAAATTTTAGTCCatatgcttcttctttttttagaaatagtcCATATGGATTTAGATGACAaggagtagtttttttttttttttttttttttttttttttttttttgtgtgtgtgtgtgtgtgtggaggaAAAGATGACAAGGAGTTGATGAGTAATTACAGCAGAAAGGGTGTGCCATAGTATAATGTGAAAAAGATATAATTGTGGCCACATCCTATTATATTAGTATATTAATTCCTAGAAAACATGGATAAAGCAACACACACATTCAAAATCACAATCTTATCAGCTTGTAAGCAGAATAAATCaccttattttattataatctgGTGGACTGGAGCAACGAAAATTGAGAAGAGTATTACGTAGGACTGTACCACGATACAAAATATTCTTTAAACATTAAACAGTACTCTTAAAGTTAAAACACtctaaaaaactatttaaaggGTAAGCATTCCaaagcaactttttttttttatttgcttcaaGTTCTGTTTATGTATATATGGTACTAATTTTATTCACGAGAGGCACAGGCTGCACCAAAATGACATCTTTAATTAAAATGGTAGTAATAGTGATAGCTACATTAGAATATGGGAATATCCCTGACTTTAACGGTGGGATATTGTGCAtgaaaaacagtgtgtgttttttttttttttttataattttgatatacAAAGAACAAAGTTATGCAACCCCACGTGTCTTACATATCAATTGTCCATGTACCTACCTTGACAATagatatatgtgtatgaaaaaGCCATGTACAAATCAAATCAGCAAGCAAAACCCACTAGCTTTATTTTTAGCAAATTAAAAGGCTGTAAAAACATGTTGACACGTGTGTGCAAAATCAGCCTTTAAACACTTGAGAGAGCTGCAGATGATGATGACAAGTCCCCGACACAAATTAACAtcaaatttctctttaaaaaaagaattgaaaaactGTTGCAATTTTCAATACCAAATCCCACTTTTAATTTTACTACtagtttctctttcttctttttactttttactaccGTCCCTGTCGACATTGACCAATTTGGCTAATTCTTTACATACCACTCCAGCTTTAGTTGTAGATTAGGCTATATATATAGTcatagttttttactttttggtattaCCTAAAAGgttaaattaattaaagaaaatttatgtGCCAACTGAAGTCAATCCGCATGAAGGCTCGAgacaatttataattattttttttttcattaaatttgagTGCGTTATATATCTAGTCAAATTGTTTGATACATTGGAAACAAAGTTAAACTCTCcaaacttttcatatatatatatatatatatattggtgtgaattttatggttttttttttttttttaacatacaaatcaaattttgttcaaatcagatattatttaatattcgattaataaatttattttttatacacaactTTTGATcacaaaacttgaaattttaacatttatttaatgatataattttgaatctttgattttcttgaaattttgcaagcatgaaagatataataagaatatgtaatctaatggttagattttcaaaattcacactcaatataaaaatatatgagaagtttgtagaatttctatccaaactaCTACTTTGAAGAGAAACTTTATTATTGTATTAGGGATAATACAATCTTTTTTCTAATTTGAAGTGGGTTTTATGTGAGTCCCACACATAAAACTCAGAATAAAGATAAAAGGCattgaatatacaaaataattCCTCGTTGattcgatatatatatatatatatatatttattggttaaagggaaaaaaaattaaatagcaaaCAACCCAGCAGCCAAGGCAGCTAGGTCCGAACAGAGTCTGTAACAAAAGGACCCCGAAGAATCTCTAATCAAAATAGGGCCAACCGCAAGAACCCAAGAGATGAGAATAAAGCTAAGCCATCCATGACTGCCCAAAGCTCGGCCTTCAAACTATTGGCTCGGCCAATGGATCTAATGAATCCTTTGATTTAAGATCCAAGGTGATTcctgatttgaaaaaaaaaattgttttggtcTCTTCGGTTCCTATATaggacaaaaatattttatagtgcATGTTAATTAGTTTGGATGATTGTCTACACATAGATAGATAccattttgtttttggtctCACAGACTCGATTCATTGTATCTcctgttgtgacttgtgagaggAAATTTTCTCAactatataatattatatgctTATTGGAggctattttttttctttgaaataagaaaagattacatctaaaaaaaaataggtaaGAAGAAAGTCAATATTATGTTCTCATTTCTCAAATGATTATTTTCTCGCCATTATGGGCCTTGGGTCAAACCAAGAATCCCATGGTGAGACGGTCAAGGAATTTATGACCTTTTGAATCAACGTAACCAGGTCCAAATAAATTCAACGGTCAttaaataaacatattttatttattttagaaagaTGAATTGGAACCTTTGGAAATAACTTTATAAATCACATTGGAACCTTAGTTAAACGttacataattattattattttattttattgagaaagaGTTACAtaatttatttggaaaataattttatttattcaaaatagTTACATTTTATTATTCCATTTAAATATTACAAACATAAAAATGTAATTAGTGTTTAAATTACAAACATAAAGATATAATTAgtgttatattatttaaaattttaaaggacATTGTATTATATACACGGTTAAATactgaaaatataaagaaaatatttctagcttttcaatatatttaaaaaaaaaaaaaagaaaaaaaaaagaaacccacaaTAGAAAAGGAGATGATCGTACATATGATCAGTGGTACTTTAGAATTATACTTCAATACAAACATTTCCTTATGATGGTGTTCATGTATTTacatgatgaaaaattattaacaaatattgATAATATCATTATAATATTTGGCGTATCATGATTACTGTGAGCTGAATGATAAATAGTGTCATAAGAagctaattaacatgaactaatCAATAAACCTAAAATTTTAATGCAATTACCACTTGAAACTAAACTTTTTCTTACAAGCTTATATTAAGGTGTTAATCAAAGTGATTCAATGACACTTATCCCCGTATAATTTGGATTTTCCCAATTATtacaagataaagataaaaagaaaaaaaaaatctaatcaaatGAAAAGGATCAAAGCAAATAGAGCCAGGCTTTTATCtcctttttagaaaaaaaaaaaaaaaaaaaaaaacgtttttaTATCAGCAACATTCCTATCAAACACTATGCGACAAAAGcagaattattattaatttaatgaagaaactaacaaaagatacaaaatgcTCAACCCCACCAATTCAAATTTCCATTGCCCAAAGAAGAGAAATCTCAGTACTCTAATtgaaagaacaaaataatttcacGTAGATTCCTCCCAAATCAACAACACTCTACGTCTACCACAACACAGAAACCCCACCTAATTTCACACTCAGACCTACTAGCCCACTTGTATCACTGTCAATATACCTCActtgtctctgtctctctctgccCTTCACTCTCTATTCCTTCCACGCTTTACACAATAGTACCCTACCCCCAATTCAAGAGTAATATCATGGAGAAAATATTTTGACAGAAATCTTGTAAATCAATTATTTACTAATTACTGCATATGGTGAAAAATGTTATACCCttatatttattatcattttaatagtaagaatattacaaattttaattatatatcataTAAGCTTATAAACTTAATTTTCACTCAacaatccaaaaaaagaaagaaaaaaaaaaacttatgtgtcacttacaaaaaaagaaaatactaattacaatatatatttagtttatGATTCAGTAATTTCTCACTCGACAAGATAATCCTTAAACGCAACCTTCTCCAATACTAATGGTGACTAGAACCCAAAGTCACTTATGATGAGACGGACAACGACTTATAACTAACTGACAACCAGGGTTAGTTTATTTATTACCCCTAATCACgctcattataatttataagtcatTTTTGTAGTAATAACAAAATGTTACTAATAAAATCTTTTatagttaaaaattaattaatatcttaATTCGATAATATTAAGCTCTCCTCAAGAGCAGaatcataaattgaaactacttaaaaaaaatgctaatttcTGTCTTTTGGTCTTTAATCTCTGCTGAATTCTGCTAGTACCATAGTTGATAGTACTATCATTTTCCCCTCACCCACATGTCCACACACTGGTCTCTCTCTCACAGTGTCTCTAGATTCTCTACTCCTGCTACCATACTATTCCCATACTATCACAATTCACacactctccctctctctccctctccattCTTTTTAAACTTCCTTCACTGCCAAACcattcacactctctcacacacacacacacactcccAAAAATGGCCCCTTCCCTCACTttctttctcctcctcctcACACTCACCCTCAGCACCTCCACACCCActtccaaacccaaaaccttCATCATCCTAGTCAACCCAGACTCCAAACCCACCATATTCCCCACTCACACTAACTGGTACTCCTCTCTCCTctccaccaacaccaccacaaccacaacctccACCATTCTCCACACCTACTCCACCATCTTCCACGGCTTCTCCGCCACGCTCTCTCCATCGCAAGCCGCCTCCCTCAGCTCCCACCCCCACATCCTCTCTCTCCTCCCCGACACTGTCCGCCACCTCCACACCACTCGCTCCCCTCAATTCCTTGGCCTCAAAACCTCCGGCAACTCCGGCCTCCTCAAAGAGTCCGACTTTGGCTCCGACCTCGTCATCGCCGTCATCGACACCGGCATTACTCCCAACCACAAGAGCTTCAACGACGAAGACCTTGGTCCCGTACCCACCAAATGGAAAGGCCACTGTGTCACCACCTCAGACTTCCCACCTTCTTCTTGCAACAAAAAGCTCATCGGAGCTAAGTTTTTCTCTCAAGGCTACGAGGCCACCAACGGTAAAATCAACGAAACCGTCGAAACCAAGTCTCCTAAAGACACTGATGGTCATGGGACCCATACCGCCTCCATCGCCGCCGGAAGATACGTTTTTCCGGCGTCCACTTTAGGCTATGCTCGTGGTGTCGCCGCCGGGATGGCTCCGAAGGCCCGTTTAGCTGCTTACAAAGTTTGCTGGAACTCTGGCTGTTACGATTCCGACATTCTCGCCGCCTTCGACGCCGCCGTTGCTGACGGCGTCGATGTCATATCACTTAGCGTTGGTGGCGTTGTTGTGCCTTACCATCTCGATGCAATAGCCATCGGAGCTtttgctgctgctgatgctgggATCTTTGTATCTGCTTCCGCCGGAAATGGCGGCCCCGGAGCTCTAACGGTGACGAATGTGGCTCCGTGGGTTACCACAGTCGGTGCTGGAACGATTGATAGAGATTTCCCGGCGGATGTGAAGCTTGGGAATGAGAAAATCATTCCGGGTATGAGTATTTACGGCGGGCCGAATTTGGTTCCGGGTCGGATGTACCCGTTAGTGTACGGTGGGAGTTCTCAGACAGGCAATGGCGGTGATGGGTACTCGTCGTCTTTGTGTTTGGAAGGTTCGTTGGACCCCAATTTCGTAAAAGGAAAAATCGTGTTATGTGATAGAGGCATCAATTCAAGGACTGCAAAAGGCGAGGTTGTGAAGAAAGCTGGAGGGGCTGGAATGGTTCTAGCAAATGCGGTATTTGATGGTGAAGGATTGGTGGCTGATTGCCACGTGTTGCCCGCGACGGCGGTGGGTGCCGCCGGCGGTGATGCGATTAGGAATTACCTTACGCAGGCGAAGAAGCCGGTGGCGACTATTGTATTCAAAGGAACTAGGCTTGGAGTCAGGCCTGCACCTGTGGTGGCATCGTTTTCGGCTCGAGGGACTAATCCGGAGACCCCGGAGATAGTGAAGCCGGATGTGATTGCTCCAGGGTTGAATATTCTTGCAGCTTGGCCTGATAGTGTTGGTCCATCTGGGATTCCATCGGATAAGCGTAAGACTGAGTTTAATATACTGTCCGGGACTTCAATGGCTTGTCCTCATGTGTCTGGTTTAGCAGCACTGTTGAAAGCAGCACACCCAGAATGGACTCCTGCTTCTATAAGGTCGGCTCTTATGACCACTGCTTATACTGTGGATAATAGGGGTGAGACTATGATCGATGAGTCTACTGGAAATGTTTCGAGTGTGTTGGATTATGGTGCTGGTCATGTCCACCCTGAGAAGGCTATGGATCCTGGACTAGTGTATGATATTAGTTCGTATGATTATGTGGATTTTCTGTGCAATTTGAATTATACTACCAAGAATGTTCAAGTGGTTACTAGGAAGAATGCAGATTGTAGTGGGGCAAAGAAAGCTGGTCATGCTGGGAATTTGAATTACCCTTCTTTGTCTGCGGTGTTTCAACAATATGGGAAGCATAAGATGTCTACTCATTTTATTAGGACAGTGACGAATGTTGGCGACCCAAAATCGGTTTACCAAGTTACAATTAGGCCGCCTAGCGGAATGATGGTGACGGTGCAGCCGGAGAAGCTGGCTTTTAGGAGGGTGGGTCAGAAGCTGAGCTTCCTTGTAAGGGTGCAAGCCAGGGAAATTAAGCTCTCCCCTGGGAGCTCTACTATGAAGGGGGGTTCTATTGTATGGTCTGATGGGAAGCACACTGTCACCAGTCCCATACTAGTGACACTGCAGCAACCTCTCTAGGAGTGTTTatatttttggggttttgggttTAGGAATTTTGCTCTCCTTAtagaatttttatataaattatctCCATATGTATCATGAagatgtgttattttttttattttttttttttcctcttttgtaATGTTTTCTATTTCAGAAAACTGGTGGGTTGGTTTTGTAATGCACGATAGATTTGTATCCTTGTGTCTGTAAGATTAACAATCAAGAATGAATGTAAAATgctttccatcaaaaaaaaaaaaaaaaaagaatgtaaaaTGCTGTGTGATAATCGAAAGATCTCTTTTCCTTTCAAATCATACATTGCTGGGATCTCATAACTTGTTCTATTGTCTGCTTAGTCAAAGATTTTGGTAATTGCATGTGCAAAAGAGAAAGCCGGACCCCTTGTAGATGTAATTTTAAAGTCAAGGTATCTAGCATACAAGCTCACAGCCTAACAACAAAGACATCATGATAATGACAATCATTCGGACAAAAATCATGTGGGGTTTACTTGATGGCTGTAATAAATGGGCATAGCAATTGTTTATTTGGTAGTATTTCGCATGTGTGCCGCTTTTGACTCAGGACCGGGATATTTGTTTAGTGTCAACACTCAACAACCGGGTGGTCAAGAAATCATTACTTTTTTCTCGGGAAAATAGgacaaaatatttaaagaacTTTCAGTTCATTGAATCAAGCTTCAAATCCCACTTGGGATGATCACATTTGTATATTTGAGCAGAGAGATACTGCAGGTTTGTATATCAAACATCCAGAAGAGAATGGAGATAGGCTTTGTAAGAAGCTGCAGTGAACATAGCTGGAGGCTGGAGCCATCAACTACATTGTgcatgtatttgtgtgtgtgtggtcaCATTGAACCCCAACTCTCTTGGGACACAAAATGAACTTATTACTCATTTGAATTTACTTAATATGCATGTTTATCCTAACCAGTTATTTGATTCTATAACTAAAATATGCTGCTTAATAAATGCTATTGATTAAAACCCGAGTGGAGCACAATCAATGGCTTCACTTCATGGGGCTGTCTGCTTTTAAGTGGGAACTTAATCGATGATGTTTGCTATTCATCTGTTAAATAAAGCAAACTTAGCTGGAAAGGACTCCTTGTTGAGAAATTACTTTACATCCATGGGCCATGTTAACACGGTTTCAGCTGGCTTTTGTTGTTCTATTTGCTTCGTCAATCATGGTGTCTCCTTCTTATGCTGTACGAGaaaagtctttttctttttgcttaaaCTCTATAGGGCAGGAAGACCTCATGCTTTGAATTTTGATTCAATGGCAATCTAATATTTGAACACTAAGTGCGTTTGGATTAGTTTTTTCCCGTTAGTTCATTAACTTTTTGTGgttaatgtataattttttagagtctcttttttctttataaataattgtatttttctaattacaTTATGTATCCAAGGTCTGCCTAGAACTATGGTGCTCACAGCTCTGCTCATGCTCTTTGGAGTGATTGGTCAGAACCCAAACTCAGCCTAATAATAGATCATGCAAAGCCActgttttttctctcaaattagAAGCTACCCTTATAGCTGTAATTTGACTAGTTGAGCATTTTTGCCAAAGAATTTTGtacactcaaaagaaaaaaaataggtgGACaaccttttgagttttgatgttGATGTGAAGTGTAGAGTTGgcaatttaaattcaaatctatTCCATCTTATTCCACATTAGATATAATTAGTATGCtggaaatttaaattcaaatctatCACATTTTATTCCATATAGCAAGGTTAGATATAATTAGCATGCCTATAAACATTTGATATTTCTTACAATAAAAGTTCAGTCATTCAGGCATTATCTTAGAAGGATGATCCATTATATAAAtgggaaatgttaacaagcaTCGACTAGTTAAGGtgcaaaaaagattttttttttttttaaacgacaaaaaaaaaagtgaaaaaagttattataaaaataaataaagaaaaataataaataaataaagcaacaAACAATACTTATAAAgttgaaaaaatgaaatttaggggtaaaataaaataaaataaaaattaccagaaaaatttcaaaagagtTATTAACGGACATCTTGCACTGTTTGTTAACACAATCCTATATAAATTTATGTCTTTCAATATGATATCAATAGAGTGGGGTGTCTTCAATATTTGACATCATCTAGAGCTCAATAAATTATAgtataaaaatgaatattttcaacttttttatttataataattaagaaTAATTGCATTCAAGAAAGCCCAAACTCATCTCTATCTTCAGGACAAAAGATATAATTAATAAGTGTGGAGATGGTCAAGGCCCATCCCAGATACAATGAGCAGCCTAGCTGATAATATTATGGGCCTAAATCCAAACATGAAAGGGATCTCAAAATAGATCTAATAATAGACATTATAATTACTATACTATTTGGAGGAGCTAAAGAACAATGTTGCAAATTCTATTGCCTTTTTTGGATTAGGTATGTTAGATTTCGGATTCTCCGTATACCATCAAAGAGAATGAAGGAGAATAAAGTGAATTTGTGGGAATCATCCTCTAGAATCTTAAGAAACTTTGTGGGATCAAGTCTcacttttctttatatataattgtatttttctaattacaTTATGTATCCAAGGTCTGCCTAGACCTATGGTGCTCACAGCTCTGCTCAAGCTCTTTGGAGTGATTGGTCAGAACCTAAACTCAGCCTAATAATAGATCATGCAAAGCCActgttttttctctcaaattagAAGCTACCCTTATAGCTGTAATTTGACTAGTTGGGCATTTTTGCCAAAGAATTATGTACactcaaaagaaacaaaatcgGTGGACAAaaccttttgagttttgatgttGATGTGAAGTTTAGAGTggaattttaaattcaaatctatTCCATCTTATTCCACATTAGATATGATTAGTATGCTGgaaatttatattcaaatct contains:
- the LOC126724785 gene encoding subtilisin-like protease SBT1.5; translated protein: MAPSLTFFLLLLTLTLSTSTPTSKPKTFIILVNPDSKPTIFPTHTNWYSSLLSTNTTTTTTSTILHTYSTIFHGFSATLSPSQAASLSSHPHILSLLPDTVRHLHTTRSPQFLGLKTSGNSGLLKESDFGSDLVIAVIDTGITPNHKSFNDEDLGPVPTKWKGHCVTTSDFPPSSCNKKLIGAKFFSQGYEATNGKINETVETKSPKDTDGHGTHTASIAAGRYVFPASTLGYARGVAAGMAPKARLAAYKVCWNSGCYDSDILAAFDAAVADGVDVISLSVGGVVVPYHLDAIAIGAFAAADAGIFVSASAGNGGPGALTVTNVAPWVTTVGAGTIDRDFPADVKLGNEKIIPGMSIYGGPNLVPGRMYPLVYGGSSQTGNGGDGYSSSLCLEGSLDPNFVKGKIVLCDRGINSRTAKGEVVKKAGGAGMVLANAVFDGEGLVADCHVLPATAVGAAGGDAIRNYLTQAKKPVATIVFKGTRLGVRPAPVVASFSARGTNPETPEIVKPDVIAPGLNILAAWPDSVGPSGIPSDKRKTEFNILSGTSMACPHVSGLAALLKAAHPEWTPASIRSALMTTAYTVDNRGETMIDESTGNVSSVLDYGAGHVHPEKAMDPGLVYDISSYDYVDFLCNLNYTTKNVQVVTRKNADCSGAKKAGHAGNLNYPSLSAVFQQYGKHKMSTHFIRTVTNVGDPKSVYQVTIRPPSGMMVTVQPEKLAFRRVGQKLSFLVRVQAREIKLSPGSSTMKGGSIVWSDGKHTVTSPILVTLQQPL